One region of Culex pipiens pallens isolate TS chromosome 2, TS_CPP_V2, whole genome shotgun sequence genomic DNA includes:
- the LOC120425106 gene encoding trypsin 5G1-like, with protein sequence MNQFITLLATAVACVALVQGASTARHPARPWWNAPPSSERIVGGFEIDIRQVPYQISLQTFGHFCGGSIIGENWVLTAGHCASDYDVGLHVRVGSSLHGSGGQLVPVKRVIQHPQYNPNTIDYDFALLELEQPVQLSEEFFAVELPEQDQEVEDGQLLQVSGWGYTQNPSESNEALRATNVPAVSQEECRESYGTNQITDRMICAGYQAGGKDACQGDSGGPLVEGKTLVGVVSWGIGCAEPGYPGVYSRVAAVRDWIKEHSDI encoded by the coding sequence ATGAACCAGTTCATCACCCTTCTGGCCACCGCCGTTGCCTGCGTTGCCCTGGTCCAGGGTGCCTCCACCGCGCGCCATCCGGCTCGTCCCTGGTGGAACGCCCCTCCCAGCAGCGAACGCATCGTCGGAGGGTTCGAGATCGACATCCGGCAGGTTCCGTACCAGATCTCGCTGCAAACCTTCGGCCACTTCTGCGGTGGATCAATCATCGGTGAAAACTGGGTTCTGACCGCCGGGCACTGCGCTAGTGACTACGACGTTGGACTCCACGTCCGCGTTGGATCTTCGCTGCACGGTTCCGGAGGTCAGCTGGTTCCGGTCAAGCGGGTCATCCAGCATCCCCAGTACAATCCGAACACGATCGACTACGATTTTGCCCTGCTGGAGCTGGAGCAGCCGGTTCAACTGAGTGAGGAGTTCTTTGCCGTTGAGCTTCCGGAGCAGGATCAGGAGGTTGAGGATGGTCAGCTGCTGCAGGTTTCCGGCTGGGGTTACACCCAGAACCCGTCCGAGTCGAACGAGGCGCTGCGTGCTACCAACGTCCCAGCTGTCAGCCAGGAGGAATGCCGTGAGTCGTATGGAACCAACCAGATTACCGATCGTATGATCTGCGCTGGATACCAGGCCGGTGGTAAGGACGCTTGCCAGGGAGACTCCGGAGGTCCGCTGGTTGAGGGAAAGACCCTGGTTGGAGTTGTTTCGTGGGGTATCGGTTGTGCCGAACCGGGATATCCAGGTGTGTACTCCCGTGTGGCCGCTGTTCGTGACTGGATCAAGGAGCACAGTGATATCTGA